TATTTTGTCAGAAAAGGCTTAAATCAAACATTCCAAAATGAATCAGACTTTTCTTAACCTTAAGAATGAAACTAAAACCTTTGTTTTTGTCCTCCTGAAGATACTGCTTTACCACTAGtgaattcagaaattaaaaactaTCACTCAAGAATCTTGTAAGGCAGACCATGTTTCTAGGACTTTGTCATATATGTGCTATGTATCAGTCAACTCTGAGGGCCTGAGAAGTAAGCCTAGCTATTTATGTGAATGAAAGCAGAGACATCTTTGCTGTAATAATCTTGTGGTTCTTGTTCCTGAAATCTACTCACCTTTAGGCTTTCCATGAGGACAGCAGAGGAATCCTCCATGGAGGGGCCATGGCCTGTCCAGGTGCCACTCGGAGTGCTGGCCTGATGCCAACTGCTCTCAGAGGATGACGTTGCTGAGAGATAATCAATGCCAAACCCACCCATGGCTAAGGGAtgaaaagagataagaaaaattcaagaagatGTTCTATCACTGCCAATTGCCAGACCCCAGGGAAGGATAGAGTAAATTCTTTCAATTTTGCTTGGCAATGAAATGTAGATCTCACCTGGCTTATCGGTTTTCCACCGATCTGCAGTCCTTCTATCCCTGTTATCTGGAGTCCCAATGGGTCCAAAATTGGAGAATGGAACAGAATTATGGTTGTGTGTTGGAGGAGAGCTGGGCAGGCTGCTTGGGTTAGAGGAATGAGGAGACTGGCTGGCTGGTGTTGAATGATCTATTAAATAATAGCAACACAGGATACAGTAAATCATTGTTTCacaaacatacaaagaactaCAGGTTCCTGTAGATCTGATCACTAAAATTCTACTAATAACAACCACAGGGCTTTGAAGGAAAGGGAAACTAAAGGCTCCAAAGAGATCGGCTAGATGCACTAATTTGCCCTGCCACACATATCTAAGGCATATTCTTTgccttaaaaaagcaaaacaaaatagtaGGCAATTTTTGTCAACTGAATGAATGCACTATTCTCGCATGGCTATTTCAGATACATGTTTATTGGTCTTATGTATCAGAATTTGCTAACCTTAAGAATTACTATTAAGTCAGACTCTATTATAAGttaaaaatctcaattttaaaaagtgcagagctgggcacagtggtgtgcacctgtagtcccagctacttgggaggctgagatggaaggactgcttgagcccaggagtttgagtctagagtgggcaacacagcaagatgctgtctcaaaaaaaaaaaaaaaaaaaagtgcaatttTTCTGCAAAGAATGAACacctacaaataaaactaaaaaacagcTGAGAACCATAACATAGAACCTCTATTTTCTCCCTTACATCTCTGCTGGCTACTGAGGATGTAAAAAGTTTTGTCAATAGCATTTATTACAtaaactggcttctttttttttttctatttcctttcagaagttacaaaaacaaacaaaaaataaaaataaaaaacccaacaactgatatatttataattacaGAATCTCACTATCCCTTAATCAATCTGAGTGTACAGGAAATGTAAGGTCTATAATTTAAAGAGTAGTTAATACCTGAACTGGCAGGAAGTGATGGAGACCACGGAGTCCCTTCAAAAAGGGAATACAGAGATGTTTCCTGGGGGGCCATTGAGGGACTGAGTTCTGCTTTGGAGCTGGATGTCAAGTTTTTCCCATATACTTCATTGAACATACTATTATTTGGGTATCTTTCCTGAAAGACATGAAGTGAAGTTATAAACTCACCCCAAGGAAAGAGATTTGAGAAAATCCAATGTCTTGTTCAAGGATGCTTGGTACACCTTAAGCTTTTCTTAGGAAGAGAAATTCTGAaggcttttattctttttgtttcaattttccaGTCAAATTaattttcccctttgctttctctcACCCTTAAATTTGCTCTACGTAAACTATCCAGGTTGAAAATGTGAATAATTTATTTGGCTCAAAAAGACAGCCCTAAGGGTTTCAATATTAATGAGAAGTTAAAGGGTTTTAACTCATGATGTACAAGTCACTAGTATGCCCCAATCAGAGACAAGGGtgataaaatcaaatatctggaATACACTAAtacatggaaaataaagaaaaaacagacataCTGAAACAGTATGAGAAAGACAATGATCAGTCTACACTAAAAGCACACAGCAGGATTCTTCATTGTTCACCTACCTGATTGAGAGAGAATCCGGTGAGGGACAGGAAAGAGGATGAATGTGACATGAGTTCTGAGGGCTTCTCCAATAAGGATTTCTTCACAGTCCcagaaaaaaaggtaattaagTTATACCTTCTATTTTCTTAGTATTAATCTTAACGATACTATGGAACCAAAGCAAAAGCATGCCTGTATTCGCCCACTGAGTACAATTTGAGGCTCAGAAGATGTGAATTCCAATCTGTTAATACCAAGACACCGCCTAAGTGCCAGTTGCCACAGGTGCGTAGAAACCTCCTTTTAGATCAAACCTAGTCAGATTCTATTCTGGCAGGGACAAGAGACCCTGGTAAACAGCACTCTGAGTGTTTATGTGGCATGGACCTCAGGAATCCCCTTGTCAATAGTTGCACTTAAAATAATCTCAAAACAAAATGCTGAACTGTTCCAACACTGTTTCTCTCCAccccacaatttttaaaacattaacattGGTGACTTTCAAAAAGCCTTTCAAATCCATTTGACAAGTGGCTTTGTTAATATGCTTTTTAAGCAGCTCTATTTGCAGTATATAGTAAAACAGTTGCTAAAAGTCAAGCTTACATTTATTGGCCCTAGCAAAGTTATTAGGAGAAACAAAGCTGAATCTCTAATGCTGTCACTGAATAGCTGGTTAATAAAACATTACTAAATACCTAAGACAAGAGAAGCACTTTGACATACGTTGTATCGTTATGTTAAATATTGGAAGGGTTATAGTCGAGGTTTCTTTAatcattgttgttttttaaacatgaaaaaaaaaaccctgaaaatacTCCCACTTGTTCTACCATCAGCTCCATTTCCAATGAAAGGGACACTAAAGGAACAGGAACAGGAACTAAGGGATTAGGAAACAAGTGGACAGAGAAGCACTACCCTCAGTCCTTAGAGACTCCAGCATAAAAGCCGCAAGAAAGGCAAACATAGAGAGGCAACAGTATAGCAGCTGCGCTTCCACAATCCCTGTGCACTCAGTCATGGCACTACTACCATTTAAGTCTCCAGGGGGATCttttattgctattatttaaTAACTTGGTATGGGGCCCCTACTGCTACTACCCAGGCAAATTCTTAAGGGAACTTCAAGTGCCAGGGATGGCAGCAATGTCATGAAAGCTGTtaaggttttatttctcttgacaCTAAAATTAATGTACTTTAATTTTATGAATGTGTTCTTGCCCTGTGTTTATGAGAAAGAAACAGCAAGAAAGTAAAATTTactatctttttatgttttattaaggTGTACTAAAGAGAGGGGAAAAAGCCTCATAGCATAcatctttctttccatcttttataCTCCCCACCCACAGTAAAATATAATAAGAACACTGACAAGCATATAGAACGATGTTCTTTAAAATGCAGGCTGAgttctcagattttattttatgtgattctagttattttcatatttactcatttatgACACTCTGACAATGTTTATAAATAGAATCCTCTTCATTTTTACTCATTCTGTTTATGAATCCAACTTTGAATTTAGATCAGGGCTCTTTCTGCATTTAGTTAACCGAACAAAAAAGAGCCATATACTGTTCAATaatgtcagttaaaaaaaaaatcaagaacatatttcctttcatattttggctacatatgagaaataaatctCACTGTTCCTAAGCAAGATTAAATGACACTTAAAATTTCTGGGTCCAGATGGAAGTGTCACCTGCAAAGTGAGTTAATTTGTCACCATCACACTGCGTGTGTGACCAGCTCTGCAGAATGCTTTCTGGATAAAACCAAGGTATGTCTCTACGATTTGGGAGAACTATAAAGGCAGAAATGTTTTGCTATATCCTACTACCATCTTAAGGTTGGTTTAGGcaattagaaaatatgttttacagTTCTGAAAAGGACAGccccaggaagaaaagaaatcacctCATCTGTGTACTACAGTATCTCAGAAAAGCAGCTGGGGGTTAGAGCAAGAAGCAGAATTATGttaaatacatacaaaaaggCTTCGTCCAGGAAGAGAGGCGAGAGGCCCCAGCAGAGCCGGGTAAAGATCAGGAGGGTTAGAAAAAATcagctcttcctcttcctccaaggCAGCCAGACTCTTTAACAGGTCCGGAGGAAGCAGAGGGGAGCTCTTGGGGTCCTAGTGACAGAAAGGATCACAGTGAGACGCAATAAGGGATAACAAAAGCATAAAGGAATAGTAGCATAATTAGGTGGAAGAAGACAACTAAAGTCAAAGGGATAGTGAGATAGATGGTAttaggcaaagagaaaaaaggctCTGAAATGCAAAGGCAAAGCGACACAAGGACAATAATGGAGAAAGTTCAAGAcaatagaaaagcaaaaatactGACAGAGCAGAACACAAAAGGTTAATGTGGCTAGTGCGTAACACAACGCTATGGAGCAAAACGATTAGCATATCTTGTGCTTACAGAGAAacagatcttttaaaaagtactaaCATTCACCTGTTTCTAATGAATAAAAAGGGCAAAGAAAGGGACCTCCACTGTCCAAGATAACTGGCTAACTTTGTTTCTCTCAGAgagcaatttatttaaatatcagtAAACCTATTTTTAAACTTAGATGATTCAGCCCAACTGCGAGGAGTGCTTTATCTCAGAATTCTCTAACATGCTGTTTTAGAGATTTCTGTACATGGTTTCTTTGCCAGACCATCAGAGTTCAAAATCAGTTATGGAATTCTTCAGCTTCCAAACTAAAACATACTGTGCAACTTTGAAGAGGAAACGAAGAGCTACACCAATACTCAGTGGCATTCTATAGTACTAACGAATAAGAGTGGCCTTTTTATAAGATCTATTTGAGATATTCAAAAGATAGTCAACCTCAGACCTATCTCCAAATTGCCCGGTGATAGGAAAGAACACACACCTCAAATGGCATCCTGGGTACAGGATCCTGCTCTGGACGGAAGACTCCTGGTGACCGTTTGCCCCTGCGGTCTATATTTGCTTGCTGTGCCATTACAGATCTGTTATCAGCCATGCTGTAGGAAGAATCCCAGTAGAATTCTGGGACCTTGACTTCTGAGGGATTATGGTTATATGGCTCCATGGGAAaaggcttcatttttttttctagaggctGCTGCTGCATTACAGGAGGTTGCAATGACGGCTCAAACAGTTTTATGGGGTCTTGGGTCTGAAGGTAGTAGGGCTGTTTCACAGGCATAATTTTCCCTAATGGGCCTTGAACCTGAGGGGGATTCCACAGCTGTTTGGAGGCATCTGCCTGTTGATACTAAAAAAGAGATGCCTGTCATCAAGGTGAGGATAAAATGCAATATTACTTATAATGAATGCTAAAGAATCACAGAATGAACTTGGGGTGTTTTCCAACCAACAAAACTCTAGGCAAGGCAGCAGTTTCCTTTACCTTTTGGGCTTTTCAATAGTCAGAGCTTTCTGGGAACAGATTATAGGCACCAcactcatattttcttttaattcaactatttaagaggtttaatgaatgaatgaatatatttgcATGAGTGTTTGTTTCCCCTTTCTGCTTCAAGTGCTGTGCTTCAAACGACAAACATTTAAGACTGGTGTCACATCTGTCTTAGTACCTCATCAAGACTGTGATTCTATTTCCCTAGTAGTTTATGTTCCTATGGGAGAATTATTTGCAGAAAATCCATTTTCAATAAAATGGACACTTAGTAGCAGCCAAGAATGGTACTTAAGGTCTAGGATTTTATCCTTTACAAAAGTAAGGAAAACATTTGAACTTTCATAAACAGTAGAGACAATACTTTTGTTTTCCCATAATCACTATAAATCTAAGCAAGAAGTATGTCAAAGTTTAATGAGCACTTCTAACATTGAATCTTTCAGCATTTCCCCTTATTTCATTCAGCTGGATAGTACACACAACTGTAACTTACCTGCTGGAATCCAGAGTGGTGAGGCGGGCTTTTCCCCAAAGCCGGCACAGCTTTTGTAGGGGATTGTTGTTGCTGAGTTAGAGCTTGAACCTGCAACTGGCTTGTAGACTGTGCTGTTGGCTGAGCTGGTAAAGATGTAAGGGGTTGCTGGGAAGGTGGCTGTGATTGTTGAGGTCCCTGGTTCATTGGCCCTGGTCCAGAGGGCCGTTGCTggctgtaaggaatgtgggaCTGTTTCCCAGCTTGCACCTGGTTTCCTGCTGGAGAGTGAGCTGTAGGCTGAAGAAAGGTTCCTGGGACAGAAACACCAGCTGGGAAGGTGTAACCTGAGCCCATAGAAAATGCCACAGGAGGGGGGATAACATATGTTGGGGGTGGAAACCCTTCAAAACAGAAGAACACAGCTTTAGTTTTAAAGAAACagcaaaaaattgcaaaaaagtcattttttttaacaGGTAGGTAGAGGGAGTCTTCTAACACATCACAAAAAAGATTAGTCATGTTGTCAATCTTTAACTTGAtttgaagaactaaaaataaactattgatacTTTTCCTCTATCCACTGAAGTAATCAGTGTTCTGTGAGTAGCTTCTGTATTTAGTGATAGGATTTCCTTCATAATAACAAACATGCACTTGTATGtacactacacagaaacagttcaaaaataattttataagtatTAGGGAAAATAGAACTTTTTATGGCTTAGTAACATTACtccaacagaatacacatttctcaGTGAGTGAATAGAAATTCTTGCACAGAAAAGATTAAGTAGAAGAAATTACAAAACATATTTACCTGGCCTgctgggaagaggagggaaggctCCAGGGTGATGAATGGGGATGAACTGGGAGTTACTTGCTTGAGTTGGGGTTTGAGTTACAGGTGTTTTTCTGGCTTCAGACACTGGAGTCTTTCTTAGTTCTGTCTGGGATTTTACCTGTAACCAATAGAAGCAAAACTATCTATAATAAACTGAAACTCAAATGTGTTAGAAAGAAGACCCTACTCTTAAGAAAGTATTTAAAACCTCATTAGATTAAAAGTACATGCTGAAGATATTTAAAGTCACCtaagttaaaaatggaaaatcaaagaaattatttaatagccaataaaagataattttactgtCTTAGTTTTACTAATTATTTTGCTTTCTCATGATCACAAAAATCCAAATATGTAAAGGATCTTAGAGCCcatttgttttacaaatgagatgCCTGATGCTAACAAGTTGAAAAAAACTTGTCTATGACTTTAAGTTGCTTGTTCTGGGGCCCAGGGTTCTCTATACTCTAATTCATTAAATGACATACATGAATTATGAACTAATGATGACTACTAACCCATAGGTGAGTTATTTTGGCCCTCAGTTTAATTTCATCTGCGTAGACACATGTGTACAGTCAGGCATCCACCTTCCACCCTGCAACTTTACCAACCTTCAGATTAAATAAGGATACTTTCAGCAGTAAGGAACAGGCCCTGAGATCCTATAGATGGAGCCAGAGAGAAGTAGATGTCATATGCACTGCTTAAAGTTGAGCAAAATGAGGGAACATGAGTAGCATTTATAGAAAACCCGGACGAGGTACAGAGTGTGGTGATACGttgactctttctttctttaatcatTTATAGGTGATTTGAGATGGATGAGAAACCAAAAAAGGAGATTCTATTTTCAGTCTGGACCTTATTGCGAGCAATTACAGACAATGGAGGAAGGGTAAGCAGAAAATGCTGGACTCATTATCCCTAAAACTTGGATCCTTTGGCTTtctagttcattttttttcttgcctttccctagcatctctctctctccctcacgtCCTAATTTCTAccttgtctttctgtttctctccttgCTATAATGTTAAAATGGaactattattttcttatttctctttctaaaaaACATTAGAGAAATACATCAAAGGTACTATTTATTTACAAACAGCCTTCAACAATGTAGTTTCTCATGCAAACACATACATTTGCTAAAATGTGTTAACAACTCACATGGCCACTTAAGTATTTATTCAAACATTAATAGTATTAATAAAACCATCACAGAATAAAGACCcttttctgtttatatgaaacCATCttatctatttggaaaaatattttaataaaaagaaagtcaCAAATAACTTAGCAGTGCTTATCTTTTCCCAGCAAGAAACCTGGGTTCTTGCTTTATAAATTCCCAGGATCCAGGATAAGATTAAAGTGATATTAATACCACTAGCTGGGACAAGTATAATTGTCAAGAAAAAAGCCTCATatttttccaagaaacaaatatatatacgtatatatacacatatatataatatattatatattatatacataaaatatatattatatattatatatattatagaaaaaatatatatacgtatatatacacatatatatatataatagtgaatctaaaaaaaaaaactgcataagCCTTAATATACTCTTGGTTCTACTGGATCTACAGAAGACCCCAAATCTCCACTATAGCATTGACAAATGGTAGTTATATCTTCCAAATAAAATAGAATCCTGTGTGAAACTGACAACTCTGCAACTAATCCTTTCAAACTGCTTAAATTGATGAGGATTGACAAAAGTGTCAAATcaggctgagatttttttttcactcacaATTCCCAAGAATTGATAAAGTAACCATCTATCACAGCTCTTTGTATAACCTTACTATGCaattaaataatgcatttaaacTTCCAGGACAGCCAATTCTCATGGCtttagaacaaaatgaaaaatcttgCCTTTTGTGTGAGCCTTCCTCTACCTGCTTTATAGTTCAAATACAGCTTACCTGCACTGCCACATTctgctttcctgtttcctgtAACTTTTCTAAGGTGCATTTCTTGGTttcagttttcctcttgttgTTGTCCTTCTTTCCATCATTCTTAGTTACAGTTATTCCTTTGCTATAGTCCCTTCTCACCTCTTTGGGAGGAAAACTTCTTCCTTGGTCTCTGTTCACTTCTCGTggcttaatattttctttgaaggTAACCACTGGCTTCTCTCCTGTGTCACAGTTGTTGCTTAAATTTCGGCTTGTAGATAGCACTGATTTTAGCCCTGGGCTCCCATCTGCAGCCAGCGACTCTATCGCAGATGTTTCTTGCAGAATGAGGTTCTCTTTGGCTTCACTGGGGTCTTCCAGTATTAATTCTGGGATTTCTGTGATAAACAACAATTTCCCTACCTCATTTTCACACTGAATCAgcctaaaaaagcaaaaataaatccatatataaaaaacattaacttaaaaaataacaactgAATTGTGTGTGGATCCAAGTCAATATATTCCTAGCACTAATACCATGGAAACAGCAGGATATAACAATGTGGATTCAGGTAACACAAAAAGTAGTTGTGTAGAAACTGAGGTTCTCATTATCACACTTAACATCGTCACAACCTATCCCTCTGCTCTTTCAACGTTTGCTAGAATTTACATTTTCTGAGCATGCTTCAGGTGCAAGACACTAGTCTAGGGCCCTTGATATGTCCTATAAGGTAGCTATATATAATTCCTATTTTACACATGTGAAAATTGAAGCTCGGAGGTGGTAAGTTCATTCAAACACGCAAGCATTTAACTACCTACTGTATGACAGAAACTggaatacaaaaatgagtaagtAGTTAGTGACTTTGGAAACGTTATAATCTACTGGGGAGATCCCAAGGACACCCACTTTAGAAGCTGTGGAATTACAAATGGAACTCAAACCAATCGAATTACAAAACCTGCATTCTTTCCCCTACACTAACGAACACATCTGCTTTGTACTTAACTGGCTACTAGCACCATCTTGGTCTGTCCTGCCTGAAActgaccaccatgcccaggccaaTACAAATTACCATGACTGTGAAAGTACAATTCAGTTAGATTTACAGAGATATTTATAAAGTAGAGCAGAAACTCACGATAAACAAGACCTCTATAATACACAATAGGGAGAACAGAGATTCTAAATAAAGAGTATACTTACTCACTAGGGTTATAATTAGATGTTGTGCTACCAACATGTCGATTTAAGAGTTCATGATCGACAATATTTATGccaaagcctaaaatatgtaacatatgagatgggtatgtgtgtgtgtgtgtttatctaaAAAAGTGGTTAAAAAGGGGTAGACCACAAGCTCCACAGACTTACCTTGGCTGATTATCAGCAATCCATTTGCCTATAGAGATCAAGCGCTGCTGTCGTATTCGTCGTTgctggccttctttgtctcctgtAATACCCTGGTGACCTTTGGAAAAATCCAAGTTCCTAAAATTGACACAAGCAAGTTATGAGAATATTAAATTGCTAAAGATATTTTCCAGGCAACCAAGTTCACCTGATTAACTGTAATGGCTTCAGATTATTTTCCATATAGGTTAGCTACTTGATGTAATCAACTGCATTTATTAGAATTTATACTCCCAGAGATTTTTACAAACTATgaaacaaagcagaaaagaaaatatacaaattcattacattaatgtaatatttttactCACATTTCACTTTTTAGTCGGGGAGCTCAAATAAACCACAACTTTTTATTAGGAAAGATTCTTTTACCATTTTAAGAATaaagttttataaacatttatcttGCATGCTAAGTAATTTGCTTGAAATGACCATGGCAATGCTAAGAGTCTCTGAGGTgcctattttaataaataatattaatctaTCCACTTTGTGGTGGACCATTCTAAatcagaaaaatgtataaatatcatAAAGCATATAGAATAACTCATTGATATCAGAAGGGTAAACCaacctgaaaaaaataaagatttttcagatttctccttattaaactttttttttttaagaagatttAAGAATTGCCAGGCAGAAGGCTAGATGCTGAGGACACAAAGATAAATAGGAGTCCCTACCTTTGGGAATAAATAATTATGATTCAATCTGATAAGCATAATAAGAACTATGCAAAGAATTAAGTGAACATAGTAAAAGGAGGATGAGTTCCTTCTGAGAAGCCCTGAAAGGTTTCATAGAGTGATACCTGAGCTGGACCTTGACAGGTATGGCTAAGTGCTTACCAGGCTGGTGATGGAAAGGCAGTAGAGGAGAAGGAAATGTTCTAGGCACAACGTGAACAAAGGTGTGGAGGAATAAAAATAGGGAGCTATTCAAGTATAGCACATAGTGTATAGAGTTTATAAATATTGGGGGAAATGGCAGAAAATAAGGCTGAACAACTAGGAGCTGGATAGTGCTGGAACTTGAGCATCAAGCTAAAAGAGACAGTGGAGCAACCGGGAATGGGTAAATAAAAATACTAGTCATGCGACATCACTATTTCCATACTTAAAAACTATAGGCAGTGTAGAAATAGACTATAGGAGGACAGGAACTATACGTAGGGAGGTTTTCATACTTCAGGTAAACTGGTGAGAAAAGCCTGAACTATGTATGGGGAAATAAGCGGAAGGACTTGAACCTAAGAAGCATTTCAGACACAGAATTATAAAGGCTTGGTGAGAAAGACAAATGGAAACAAGGGTTTTTCAGATTTCTAGCTTGGTCATATAGATGGTTAATGCCACAGGCACAGacagaaaatatagaaagaagaTTGCTTTTTGGCTGACCAAATTGGAAAATATAAGCTCAATTTTTGGTCATGTTAAAGTTTAAAATGCATAAGGAGGTTAGATTGTTAGAATATGCATCCAAACTTCAAGAGAAGTCAGAGCTGAAAATTTGGGACATACCATTCAAGAGACATAGGGATGGATTTGATTAACAGGGTGAATGTGGAAAGCGGGACGGAAAGGGCAAGAAAAGAATCCTGGAAAACAACAACATTCAGAGGCATGTAGTTTAAAAGAAATAGTGAAAAAGACTGAGTGCTAAGGGTGGGAAAAATAGTATCACAGAGCTAAGGAAAAAGGTTTCATGAAGGAAGGAAATCAACGGACTCAATGCTGAAGAAAATTCAATAGGATAAAGACTATAGTCACTGGATTTTGGTATCTAGAAGGCATGGATAGTTTAAACCGCAGTAGGCTGAAAATGATTGGGAGTTGAAGTGGAGTCAGTCAGGTTGGCCCacaccactctttttttttttttttgatcttgctctgtcacccaggctggagtgcagtggcgtgatctcagctcactgcagcctctgcctcctgggttcaagcgattctcctgcctcggcttcctgggtagctgggactacaggcgcccgccaccatgcccggctaattttttttgtatttttagtagagacggggtttcaccaggttagccaggatggtctcgatctcctgacctcatgattcacctgcctccacctcccaaagtgcacacTACTCTTTTTAAGAAGTTTCATGATGAAAAGATAAGGCAACGTAGGAAAATAGAGGGATGtaaattcattttacttttttaaaagaatggggCACACTTAAATGTTACTAGGCTAAAGATAATtagttgtttaaaaaagaaagaaaagaaagacactgGAAATACAATGCAGAGAGGATAACAGATGGAGCAAGGTTCTTAGGGAGGTGAGAAGGGATGGGATCAAGGGCACAGATGGAAaggttacattttaatttttattacacaGGAATTGAAGGCGTGACATACACAAATCCAATTCACAACAAACTTTCAGTATTAGTTGACGTTACAAAAATAACACACAGCTGGGACAGATCAAAGGTTCCTCTACATCCAAGCCcaattctcttttaattttaatactgcAATCACTGGCAATGATAAAGGTACTTCAGCTATCACCTACCTGAAAGAAGGTCTCAATGCCAAAAATCCTTGTAATTCAAACTCCTCTGGAAGTGGTGTCGCTAAAGGGTCAAAATgaaaatttgcaaacattttaattaaaatgttgctTGGTAGAATACTGttcactaaattttaaaaaaaattaacatacagaAAGAAATTATAATGCTTATAGTTCTCTGCTCTTCTTTATCGTGATCCTGATGAAAATAACTCACCTGTCAAAACTCTGCATGTGATCT
The DNA window shown above is from Symphalangus syndactylus isolate Jambi chromosome 19, NHGRI_mSymSyn1-v2.1_pri, whole genome shotgun sequence and carries:
- the SMG7 gene encoding nonsense-mediated mRNA decay factor SMG7 isoform X9, translating into MRNWMFLQIVIVGENVSFKSQMRTENLKSEEHLKSSNIRQAEVLKADMTDSKLGPAEVWTSRQALQDLYQKMLVTDLEYALDKKVEQDLWNHAFKNQITTLQGQAKNRANPNRSEVQANLSLFLEAASGFYTQLLQELCTVFNVDLPCRVKSSQLGIISNKQTHTSAIVKPQSSSCSYICQHCLVHLGDIARYRNQTSQAESYYRHAAQLVPSNGQPYNQLAILASSKGDHLTTIFYYCRSIAVKFPFPAASTNLQKALSKALESRDEVKTKWGVSDFIKAFIKFHGHVYLSKSLEKLSPLREKLEEQFKRLLFQKAFNSQQLVHVTVINLFQLHHLRDFSNETEQHSYSQDEQLCWTQLLALFMSFLGILCKCPLQNESQEESYNAYPLPAVKVSMDWLRLRPRVFQEAVVDERQYIWPWLISLLNSFHPHEEDLSSTSATPLPEEFELQGFLALRPSFRNLDFSKGHQGITGDKEGQQRRIRQQRLISIGKWIADNQPRLIQCENEVGKLLFITEIPELILEDPSEAKENLILQETSAIESLAADGSPGLKSVLSTSRNLSNNCDTGEKPVVTFKENIKPREVNRDQGRSFPPKEVRRDYSKGITVTKNDGKKDNNKRKTETKKCTLEKLQETGKQNVAVQVKSQTELRKTPVSEARKTPVTQTPTQASNSQFIPIHHPGAFPPLPSRPGFPPPTYVIPPPVAFSMGSGYTFPAGVSVPGTFLQPTAHSPAGNQVQAGKQSHIPYSQQRPSGPGPMNQGPQQSQPPSQQPLTSLPAQPTAQSTSQLQVQALTQQQQSPTKAVPALGKSPPHHSGFQQYQQADASKQLWNPPQVQGPLGKIMPVKQPYYLQTQDPIKLFEPSLQPPVMQQQPLEKKMKPFPMEPYNHNPSEVKVPEFYWDSSYSMADNRSVMAQQANIDRRGKRSPGVFRPEQDPVPRMPFEKSLLEKPSELMSHSSSFLSLTGFSLNQERYPNNSMFNEVYGKNLTSSSKAELSPSMAPQETSLYSLFEGTPWSPSLPASSDHSTPASQSPHSSNPSSLPSSPPTHNHNSVPFSNFGPIGTPDNRDRRTADRWKTDKPAMGGFGIDYLSATSSSESSWHQASTPSGTWTGHGPSMEDSSAVLMESLKTTGHLTSADKIWTVFQSIWSSSMMHPGPSALEQLLMQQKQKQQRGQGTMNPPH
- the SMG7 gene encoding nonsense-mediated mRNA decay factor SMG7 isoform X23, which translates into the protein MSLQSAQYLRQAEVLKADMTDSKLGPAEVWTSRQALQDLYQKMLVTDLEYALDKKVEQDLWNHAFKNQITTLQGQAKNRANPNRSEVQANLSLFLEAASGFYTQLLQELCTVFNVDLPCRVKSSQLGIISNKQTHTSAIVKPQSSSCSYICQHCLVHLGDIARYRNQTSQAESYYRHAAQLVPSNGQPYNQLAILASSKGDHLTTIFYYCRSIAVKFPFPAASTNLQKALSKALESRDEVKTKWGVSDFIKAFIKFHGHVYLSKSLEKLSPLREKLEEQFKRLLFQKAFNSQQLVHVTVINLFQLHHLRDFSNETEQHSYSQDEQLCWTQLLALFMSFLGILCKCPLQNESQEESYNAYPLPAVKVSMDWLRLRPRVFQEAVVDERQYIWPWLISLLNSFHPHEEDLSSTSATPLPEEFELQGFLALRPSFRNLDFSKGHQGITGDKEGQQRRIRQQRLISIGKWIADNQPRLIQCENEVGKLLFITEIPELILEDPSEAKENLILQETSAIESLAADGSPGLKSVLSTSRNLSNNCDTGEKPVVTFKENIKPREVNRDQGRSFPPKEVKSQTELRKTPVSEARKTPVTQTPTQASNSQFIPIHHPGAFPPLPSRPGYTFPAGVSVPGTFLQPTAHSPAGNQVQAGKQSHIPYSQQRPSGPGPMNQGPQQSQPPSQQPLTSLPAQPTAQSTSQLQVQALTQQQQSPTKAVPALGKSPPHHSGFQQYQQADASKQLWNPPQVQGPLGKIMPVKQPYYLQTQDPIKLFEPSLQPPVMQQQPLEKKMKPFPMEPYNHNPSEVKVPEFYWDSSYSMADNRSVMAQQANIDRRGKRSPGVFRPEQDPVPRMPFEKSLLEKPSELMSHSSSFLSLTGFSLNQERYPNNSMFNEVYGKNLTSSSKAELSPSMAPQETSLYSLFEGTPWSPSLPASSDHSTPASQSPHSSNPSSLPSSPPTHNHNSVPFSNFGPIGTPDNRDRRTADRWKTDKPAMGGFGIDYLSATSSSESSWHQASTPSGTWTGHGPSMEDSSAVLMESLKSIWSSSMMHPGPSALEQLLMQQKQKQQRGQGTMNPPH